The following coding sequences lie in one Miscanthus floridulus cultivar M001 chromosome 9, ASM1932011v1, whole genome shotgun sequence genomic window:
- the LOC136479394 gene encoding uncharacterized protein: protein MRQIEGIMDYFETYRNNGFASSMVIAKEIASEMGVEPSFPIKRRALRKKHFDENNREEVILQAEKDFKVSYFLVLVDMAKISLKSRFDRLESFNEIFGFLMSSTILKSLDGPELNLCCTTLAVAFSHNGSSDIDLNDLISELRVLQSALPERDMTAMEIFEFVTEGDCYPNTSIAYRILFTMPVTVASAERSFLKLKLLKNYLRSTMSQERLNGLATLCIEKRLLDEIDIETIIDDFASRNVRRNF from the coding sequence ATGCGACAGATAGAAGGCATAATGGATTACTTTGAGACCTACAGGAATAATGGATTTGCTTCTAGTATGGTCATTGCTAAAGAAATTGCATCTGAAATGGGTGTTGAGCCATCATTTCCTATAAAGCGTCGTGCTCTTAGAAAGAAACATTTTGATGAAAATAATAGGGAGGAAGTCATCTTGCAAGCTGAGAAGGATTTTAAAGTTAGTTATTTTCTGGTATTGGTTGATATGGCAAAAATATCATTGAAAAGTAGATTTGACCGACTCGAGTCATTTAATGAGATATTTGGATTTTTAATGAGTTCAACAATCTTGAAGTCTTTGGATGGTCCTGAACTAAATTTGTGTTGCACAACATTGGCAGTAGCTTTCTCTCATAATGGCTCATCTGACATTGATTTGAATGATCTAATTTCTGAGCTAAGGGTTCTGCAATCCGCTTTGCCAGAAAGAGACATGACAgctatggagatttttgagtttgttACAGAAGGTGATTGTTATCCTAATACTTCCATTGCTTATCGCATCTTGTTTACTATGCCCGTGACTGTGGCATCAGCTGAAAGAAGCTTCTTAAAATTAAAATTATTGAAGAACTATTTGAGATCTACAATGTCGCAAGAGAGGTTAAATGGATTGGCAACATTATGCATTGAGAAGCGATTGTTGGATGAGATTGATATTGAAACCATCATCGATGACTTCGCATCAAGGAATGTTAGAAGAAATTTTTGA
- the LOC136483521 gene encoding mRNA-decapping enzyme-like protein codes for MPPPPQPNGGKVTPNLAMDAGATRVLNLTVLQRLDPAVEDILITAAHVTLYDFNIDLNQWSRKDVEGSLFVVKRNSQPRFQFIVMNRRNTDNLVEDLLSDFEYELQPPYLLYRNASQEVNGIWFYNQHDCEAVASLFGRILNAYAKVPPKSKAPSTKSEFEELEPPPASAAIDGPLEPPPASAAVVLGTPKESLINYFSGAASIGSVSNTPLSGRVHPSTESIPSSHVPLIIPSAAPTHQLPPSGASSAPPLPIHDTNAHTSRSTNLVTPDFFTPPPSSSTPLPPPGASVIPTAPPLHPTPAPVQRPQYGTPLLQPFPPPTPPPSLNPPHSDRPVITRDRVKDALQRLVQSDEFIDLVYRELQKSLV; via the exons atgccgccgccgccgcagccgaacGGGGGCAAGGTGACCCCGAACCTGGCGATGGACGCGGGGGCCACGCGGGTGCTCAACCTCACGGTGCTCCAGCGCCTGGACCCCGCCGTCGAGGACATCCTCATCACCGCCGCGCACGTCACGCTCTACGACTTCAACATCGACCTCAACCAGTGG AGCCGGAAGGACGTCGAGGGGTCGCTGTTCGTCGTCAAGAG GAACTCGCAGCCCAGGTTCCAGTTCATCGTCATGAACAGGCGCAACACTG ATAATCTGGTGGAGGATCTCTTAAGTGATTTTGAATACGAACTTCAACCTCCATATTTGTTGTACCGGAACGCTTCACAAGAAGTAAATGGAATTTGGTTTTACAATCAACATGACTGTGAAGCTGTTGCAAGTCTATTTGGAAG GATACTGAATGCTTACGCCAAAGTACCTCCAAAATCAAAAGCGCCTTCCACAAAAAG TGAGTTTGAGGAACTAGAACCTCCGCCAGCATCTGCTGCTATAGATGGCCCCCTTGAACCTCCGCCAGCATCTGCTGCTGTAGTCCTTGGGACCCCTAAAGAATCATTAATCAATTACTTCAGT GGCGCTGCTAGCATTGGAAGTGTATCAAACACACCACTGTCTGGAAGAGTGCACCCGTCTACTGAGAGCATTCCTTCTTCCCATGTGCCATTGATCATTCCATCTGCTGCTCCAACACATCAACTACCCCCTTCAGGTGCTTCATCAGCTCCACCATTGCCCATCCATGACACTAATGCGCACACTAGCCGGTCAACAAATCTTGTAACACCGGATTTCTTTACTCCTCCACCATCCTCTTCTACACCACTGCCTCCGCCAGGTGCATCCGTGATTCCTACTGCCCCACCTCTTCATCCTACTCCAGCACCTGTTCAGCGTCCTCAATATGGCACCCCGCTGCTCCAACCTTTTCCACCGCCCACTCCACCTCCTTCCCTTAACCCTCCACACAGTGATAGACCTGTTATTACAAGGGATAGAGTCAAGGACGCGCTACAGAGACTTGTTCAG AGCGACGAGTTCATCGATTTGGTGTATCGGGAATTGCAGAAATCACTTGTATAG
- the LOC136483522 gene encoding probable F-box protein At2g36090, with translation MGIGAMEASSPAAFDDGGTSTTIEDLPADVLALVLRRLDGASLAAVGCASSGLHGLATDPDTWRALCLAMWPSVLDLLPCLGRVDHRALFADAFPFPCSSPSPSSPTSPPQQPLPARLVSAVDLRHAGVSILSRVVETDAASDWFLGAPFRVDALVQEGFTSPTAASAISPADVELSWVLLDPATGRALNASSRRAVAVDRKWLTGDTVARFAVVLGGEGGVALDAAVTCDQRYGHIREVSLRVEDADGAGVSGRDGLAAVAAAMAAPRRRGCRGDGVARERYEDFVRGKRTRKEWKARREGFLELCCSGVGAAAFLGFLVMLTFR, from the coding sequence ATGGGTATTGGCGCCATGGAAGCCTCTTCCCCGGCCGCCTTCGACGACGGCGGCACGAGCACGACCATCGAGGACCTCCCGGCGGACGTCCTGGCCCTCGTGCTCCGCCGCCTCGACGGCGCGTCGCTGGCGGCCGTCGGGTGCGCGAGCTCGGGGCTCCACGGCCTCGCCACCGACCCGGACACGTGGCGCGCGCTCTGCCTCGCCATGTGGCCCTCCGTCCTCGACCTCCTCCCCTGCCTAGGCCGCGTCGACCACCGGGCGCTCTTCGCCGACGCCTTCCCGTTCCCGTgctcgtccccgtccccgtcctctCCCACTTCCCCGCCGCAGCAGCCCCTGCCCGCGCGCCTCGTGTCGGCCGTCGACCTGCGCCACGCGGGGGTCAGCATCCTCTCCCGCGTCGTGGAGACGGACGCCGCCTCGGACTGGTTCCTGGGCGCGCCGTTCCGCGTCGACGCGCTGGTGCAGGAAGGCTTCACGTCGCCGACGGCCGCCTCCGCCATCTCCCCCGCAGACGTCGAGCTCAGCTGGGTGCTGCTCGACCCGGCCACGGGCCGCGCGCTCAACGCGTCCAGCCGCCGCGCCGTGGCCGTCGACCGCAAGTGGCTCACGGGGGACACCGTGGCGCGCTTCGCCGTCGTGCTCGGCGGCGAGGGAGGCGTCGCGCTCGACGCCGCCGTCACGTGCGACCAGCGGTACGGCCACATCCGGGAGGTCAGCCTGCGCGTCGAGGACGCCGACGGCGCCGGCGTCAGCGGCAGGGACGGGCTCGCCGCagtcgccgccgccatggccgcgcccAGGCGGCGCGGGTGCCGCGGCGACGGCGTGGCCAGGGAAAGGTACGAGGACTTCGTCAGGGGGAAGAGGACGCGCAAGGAGTGGAAGGCCAGGCGCGAGggcttccttgagctctgctgCTCCGGCGTCGGCGCCGCCGCGTTCCTCGGCTTCCTGGTCATGCTCACGTTCCGGTGA